Below is a genomic region from Echinicola rosea.
TTCTCTTCGGGTTTATATTCAACTGTCAAAGTTCCACATTGCTTTGTACAAAACAAATTCCAATGATTAAATCTTTCCTTAACACAAGCCCCACGGAAATCAGCTCTGATTCCTCTTTCCCAATCCAACCCTAAAAAGAGCTCGAGAAGTACTGGACTAGGCTCTCGGCCTTCGATCAAGAAGAAAATCCGGAAATAAAGATCAGTTTGCAGGCCTCTTTGGACTGAAAAAATCCAAGGTGATTTTCCTTTGGAACGAACCCTAAAAAATATCGGTAAAGTCCTCATAATCTACGGCACCTGCTGGCTAGCAATACCAAGTACATTCCCCCAAACTTTTTGGCCTGATCCAAAAAGCCTCCTACTCATAGGAGCAGGAGGCTTACATTGTATGTTATTTACAGCTACCTATCAATCAACACTTTCTATCTCCGCGGTGAACAATATTGGCGTAAAGGGCCTAAGAATGACAGAAAGAAAGCCCTTTTCATAATAGTCCTCCCGAATAGCATCCGGTAATACTTGAGCGGTATTGCCAAACGCAGATGCCGACGGTGAAATAATCTCCACTTCAGCCCCTTCATGAAGGTCTTTGAAGCCAATATTGAGGAAATCGTAGTTGTCATCATCACCTAGATCCGTGGTCACGGTATTATCGGTCACCTTAGAAAAAGGATCTTCTTCTCCAAGCGCAAACATCTCAAATGTAAACCTAAGGGTATTTCCGTTCTTGCTTGCTTCGGATGATTCATCGCCGGCATCCAAAATTCTTACATAGACACCATCTTCCACTTCTTCAAATCCCTCCAGGTTTTCTTGGGAAATGTACTGCTGAATCATATCATCCTCCATGGCCGCAACCTCTTGGGGAGCGTAAATTTTCTCAAAATGCACGGTGATTTTCATGTTGGCATATTGAGGAATCAACTGCCCATAGCTATAATCCGAATAGGCCAAATATGACGGCACATAAAGCACCACTGTCTCCCCTAGCTCAGCCATGGCCACAGCAGAGTTTATGGCTATAGGTGCTAAGGTTTGCTGTTCTTTGTCATACTTGAACTTGATCGGCTCACCATCCTCCTCGGTATGCGAATCGATAAAGGCTCCATCTAGTGTCTCCATCTCATAATAAATCCCGATGATGTCTTCATCATTGAACTTCTGTCCATCTTCGACATCTTCTAGCAATTCAAAATAATACCCTGCACTGGTTTTCTCCGCATCGATACCATTTTGACCGATAAAGTCAGCAAGTTCTTGGTTTTCCCTTTTGACTTGTTTTTCATACGCTGTCTCTTCATCATTCAGACACGATGACATCGTGGACATTAGCGACATTGCAATTGCCGCAGTTAAAACTCTTTTCATGTGTTGGTTAGTTTATTTATTATTTTTTGAACTGAAAATTCATTCTCAAATTCACCCCTCCAATGGAAAACTGCTGATTGGTAAAGGTTAAGTTGCCGAGAGGCAGCTTGTAGTATGGCTCAATGGAAAGAAACGTTCCATTGCTAAGGTTATACTCATAACCAAAAGATAAATTCAGCATTTTTCCAAGATCCACATTGGATTGCTCACTGCCTGGAGAATATTCCTGGGAATACTCTTGTATGGACTCACTGAATTGTAACGCCCCAGCAAAATCCTCTGTAAACTTGGATTCCACCGCAAAGGTTTCCACTCCTGTTTGGTCAAAATAAACCATGCTGGAAAGCCCGGTAATCACGAACACATTGGCCTTCTCCTTGTCCATCACCTTATACTTAATGTTTATAGGGATATCCAGACCATAGTAACTCATGGTATATTCAGATCCCAAATAATCATTGGTGACAGTATATGAAGCCTCATTCGGCGCCGCACTGCTCATCGCACGCATCTGCATGGATTCAGGAAGCTTGTTCAGCGTCTCCGGCTCAAATTGCTGATGGGCATAATTCACCCCTACATCAAGCTTGATCCTATCGCTAATGGAAAATT
It encodes:
- a CDS encoding FKBP-type peptidyl-prolyl cis-trans isomerase — encoded protein: MKRVLTAAIAMSLMSTMSSCLNDEETAYEKQVKRENQELADFIGQNGIDAEKTSAGYYFELLEDVEDGQKFNDEDIIGIYYEMETLDGAFIDSHTEEDGEPIKFKYDKEQQTLAPIAINSAVAMAELGETVVLYVPSYLAYSDYSYGQLIPQYANMKITVHFEKIYAPQEVAAMEDDMIQQYISQENLEGFEEVEDGVYVRILDAGDESSEASKNGNTLRFTFEMFALGEEDPFSKVTDNTVTTDLGDDDNYDFLNIGFKDLHEGAEVEIISPSASAFGNTAQVLPDAIREDYYEKGFLSVILRPFTPILFTAEIESVD